In a single window of the Pyrococcus sp. NA2 genome:
- a CDS encoding STT3 domain-containing protein: MRRFSGEKIFMPKIAIPLILAIATALRIITLRYRYLLGYDPYFHLAYIEESLKVGYWIKFYPLANAPWGDLIYKTGHPLGFYATPVYIWKVLKISLYNAFRVTPVIFGVLTIFFFYLTILNFYGKREAFFSSFFLSVMFGHVFRSMGGYYRGDNYMLFWYSIALFGISLALRRDKLTKRLPFYLIPALASGLVSAFWSAYYLMFIFLLLNITFLAIGAFILKKERYLFDSVILALSTALGALIANYLGKIVRYGMLGRNTWLGKITMEKLGIKLNNDIGDVYLFLHLKYLVPLAILLVLTLFLTSKMIKNEKHRLIFVSLILLVFAIIFSKFTTLKGLFLGFKIFSKLPIIETTHSKFSDLWLAYNIVIFLAPLFVLKSRKVSVTDFLLLGTIIPSLWMIYIWTRFLFIGSMAIAIMAGVGLVSLYELLLSRIKGRATLAVSLILMIIMPSITGALGFRTVLTERPLMNIHWERGLVWLRENSNENDIILAWWDYGGWIEYYTRRGTVAQMSPDEFVARYLLGRVSDQELMNLGVDYIIVSFDTALKFGAILRTANENEEGQFLIILPLVSKFGVLIFEYGSYKLIMKPGKKLEVLTTINGRTYIPKEVFVEHDGNITEVELHTHSNLYAYINLNYGYAVLMNEKTFNTTLAKLMFTNKYPMDYKLAYSDGGFIKIFKFEHPNVKIYRRDGKIIFKFENATGTKLEIVGFLDNGTKVFEKWYYVRGLREFELPAEVKGDVIRYTYTQEEKVLDRGIFLR, encoded by the coding sequence GTGAGGAGATTTAGCGGGGAAAAGATATTTATGCCCAAAATTGCCATTCCTCTAATACTAGCCATTGCCACTGCCCTAAGGATTATCACCCTTAGGTACAGGTATCTCCTCGGATACGATCCTTACTTTCATTTGGCCTACATTGAGGAAAGTTTAAAAGTTGGATATTGGATAAAATTTTATCCCTTAGCTAATGCTCCTTGGGGAGATTTAATATATAAAACTGGACATCCTCTAGGATTCTATGCAACTCCTGTATATATTTGGAAGGTCTTAAAAATCTCCCTATATAATGCCTTCAGAGTGACACCAGTGATCTTTGGGGTTTTGACAATATTCTTCTTCTATTTGACAATTCTTAATTTCTATGGAAAGAGAGAAGCATTCTTCTCTTCATTCTTTCTCTCCGTGATGTTTGGACACGTATTTAGGTCAATGGGAGGGTATTATAGGGGAGATAACTACATGCTTTTCTGGTATTCCATAGCTTTATTTGGCATATCCTTAGCGTTAAGAAGAGACAAATTAACCAAGAGGCTTCCATTCTACCTAATCCCAGCCCTTGCTAGTGGCCTAGTTTCAGCTTTTTGGAGTGCTTATTATTTAATGTTCATCTTCCTGTTGCTAAATATCACTTTCCTGGCAATTGGTGCTTTCATTCTGAAGAAAGAGAGGTACCTATTTGACTCAGTAATCTTGGCACTTTCAACGGCTCTAGGGGCATTGATAGCTAATTACCTAGGGAAAATCGTGAGATATGGGATGTTGGGAAGAAACACATGGCTTGGCAAAATTACTATGGAGAAACTCGGGATAAAGCTCAATAACGACATTGGAGACGTTTATCTTTTCCTGCACTTAAAGTATCTCGTTCCACTAGCTATACTCTTGGTTTTAACATTATTTTTAACAAGTAAAATGATAAAAAATGAAAAACACCGTCTCATCTTTGTATCGTTAATCCTACTGGTTTTTGCAATTATATTTTCAAAATTTACAACACTTAAAGGGCTATTCTTGGGTTTTAAGATTTTTTCTAAGCTTCCAATTATTGAAACAACACATTCAAAATTCTCGGATCTGTGGTTAGCCTACAATATTGTAATTTTCCTAGCTCCACTTTTCGTTCTAAAAAGCAGAAAAGTTAGTGTAACAGACTTTCTCCTCTTGGGAACGATAATTCCAAGTCTCTGGATGATATATATTTGGACAAGATTCCTATTTATAGGTTCCATGGCAATTGCCATTATGGCGGGTGTTGGTCTAGTTTCACTTTACGAGCTCTTGCTTTCAAGGATTAAAGGTAGAGCAACTCTGGCAGTTTCTTTGATCCTAATGATAATCATGCCCAGTATAACCGGAGCCTTAGGATTTAGAACCGTCTTAACTGAGAGGCCTTTAATGAACATCCATTGGGAAAGAGGGTTAGTATGGCTTAGGGAGAATTCAAACGAAAATGATATAATCTTAGCTTGGTGGGACTATGGGGGATGGATAGAATATTATACTAGGAGAGGAACAGTTGCACAGATGAGTCCAGATGAATTCGTTGCTAGATATCTCCTTGGTAGAGTGAGTGATCAGGAATTAATGAACCTTGGGGTGGATTATATTATAGTTTCTTTTGATACCGCTTTGAAGTTCGGAGCAATTTTAAGGACAGCTAATGAAAATGAGGAGGGACAATTTCTAATTATTTTACCATTGGTCTCCAAGTTTGGGGTTTTAATATTTGAATATGGAAGTTATAAACTAATCATGAAGCCAGGAAAAAAATTAGAGGTTCTAACTACTATAAATGGGAGAACCTATATCCCAAAAGAAGTATTCGTAGAGCATGACGGAAACATTACAGAAGTTGAATTGCACACTCATTCAAACCTATATGCATACATTAACCTAAACTATGGATACGCAGTATTGATGAACGAAAAAACATTCAATACAACGTTAGCAAAGTTAATGTTCACAAACAAGTATCCAATGGATTATAAGCTGGCATACAGCGATGGGGGCTTTATAAAAATCTTTAAGTTTGAGCATCCGAATGTCAAGATATATAGGAGAGATGGAAAGATAATATTTAAGTTCGAAAATGCAACTGGTACTAAGTTGGAAATCGTAGGATTCCTAGACAACGGTACCAAGGTCTTTGAAAAGTGGTACTATGTAAGAGGGTTAAGAGAATTTGAACTTCCAGCCGAGGTTAAAGGAGATGTAATTAGATACACCTATACCCAGGAAGAAAAAGTCCTTGATAGGGGAATATTTCTAAGATAA
- a CDS encoding glycosyltransferase family 4 protein has translation MRIVYIYDAVYPFIKGGVERRVYEIGKRLAKKHDVYWFGLNWGEGSPDGIEFYGVGRWKNLYKNGKRSIGEAIYFALKLLLKFKGKYDIVDCQQFPYFPCFSAKFHSMIRDIPLVITWHEVWNEYWKEYLGNLAIFGLQVERKMSKITENNISVSRLTQRRLYSIGVHSEVIPNGIDFKRIQNVSKKDEEYDIIFVGRLIREKNVDLLLKAVRMVREDIPDLKVLIIGEGPEKERLVKLASILDLSDNVKFLGFLKDHDEVISYLKSSKVFVLPSKREGFGIVVLEANASGLPVITLDYPMNASKELIIHGYNGFVSSPTPDHLAKYIEISLSNRKKFRRNCTKNARRYDWNIIAKLTEKFYERVLSKR, from the coding sequence GTGAGAATAGTCTACATTTATGATGCTGTCTATCCATTCATAAAAGGGGGAGTTGAAAGAAGAGTCTATGAGATAGGGAAGAGATTGGCAAAAAAACATGATGTTTATTGGTTTGGTCTCAACTGGGGGGAGGGGAGTCCAGATGGTATAGAGTTTTATGGAGTAGGAAGATGGAAAAACTTGTACAAGAACGGAAAAAGATCAATAGGGGAGGCAATTTACTTCGCCCTGAAACTTTTATTGAAATTCAAAGGCAAATACGACATTGTTGATTGTCAACAGTTCCCTTACTTCCCATGTTTTTCGGCAAAATTCCATTCCATGATAAGGGATATTCCCCTTGTTATAACGTGGCATGAAGTTTGGAATGAGTACTGGAAAGAGTACTTAGGAAACTTGGCAATATTTGGCCTTCAAGTGGAGAGGAAAATGAGTAAAATAACGGAAAATAACATTTCAGTCTCAAGGCTAACCCAGCGAAGGCTTTATTCTATTGGCGTACACAGTGAAGTTATTCCTAATGGGATTGACTTTAAGAGAATACAGAATGTAAGTAAAAAGGATGAGGAGTACGACATAATTTTCGTGGGGAGATTGATAAGAGAGAAGAACGTTGATCTGCTTCTAAAGGCTGTTAGGATGGTTAGGGAGGACATCCCTGATTTAAAAGTCTTAATAATTGGTGAAGGTCCAGAAAAAGAGAGACTGGTAAAATTAGCCTCTATCTTGGATCTCTCTGATAATGTGAAATTCCTAGGTTTTCTTAAGGATCATGATGAGGTTATATCTTATCTAAAGTCATCAAAAGTCTTTGTTCTCCCATCTAAACGTGAAGGTTTTGGTATAGTTGTTTTAGAGGCAAATGCTTCCGGACTTCCAGTGATAACTCTGGACTATCCTATGAATGCATCTAAAGAGCTGATAATTCATGGGTATAATGGATTCGTTTCATCACCAACTCCGGATCATCTAGCAAAGTATATAGAAATTTCACTTTCCAACAGGAAAAAATTTAGAAGAAATTGCACGAAAAATGCTAGGCGATACGATTGGAATATCATAGCTAAACTAACAGAAAAGTTTTATGAAAGAGTCTTAAGCAAGCGCTAA
- a CDS encoding glycosyltransferase family 4 protein, with amino-acid sequence MKLLMVTPYFYPEGGGLEKYAYMVAKGLVNRGWEVKVITASKKGNGLQNLDGIEVIRFKPDFVVSNTPVVLNLPFHIIKILKREKFDVINAHTPVPYYADVSMLTRHIFKKAKVPFVLTYHNDLVKESFPLNIVASMYNLSLQQSLLFLSDIIVTPSPYCYYESKLFKRVRERVVWIPPGVDVKRYSPGKSYKLHKMYNLPKSAKIVMFIGTMNRGHAHKGVSHLLVAFKSVARQVEDSYLVLVGRGDMIPKYREICASLGILDRVIFTGYVREDVLPEFYRSSDLVVLPSTTIQEGFGMVLIEAGASGKPVIGTRIGGIKYVIKDGVTGILVPPKDPVQLAKAIITLLTDNYLARKMGRNGRKLVEREYRLDKVIEKTDNVLRTVGNMSRYYKDSLVGCSF; translated from the coding sequence ATGAAGTTACTCATGGTCACTCCCTACTTCTACCCTGAAGGAGGGGGACTTGAAAAGTATGCATACATGGTAGCAAAGGGCCTTGTAAACAGGGGATGGGAAGTGAAGGTCATAACAGCATCAAAAAAAGGTAACGGCTTACAGAATTTGGATGGTATAGAGGTGATAAGGTTCAAGCCAGATTTCGTGGTGTCTAACACTCCCGTAGTTCTTAATCTTCCATTCCACATCATTAAAATTCTTAAAAGGGAGAAGTTCGATGTAATAAATGCCCACACACCCGTTCCATACTATGCAGATGTTTCCATGCTAACAAGGCATATATTTAAGAAGGCTAAAGTTCCCTTTGTTCTCACATACCATAATGATCTGGTTAAAGAAAGTTTTCCTCTGAACATTGTAGCGTCTATGTATAATCTGTCATTACAGCAGAGTTTGCTGTTTCTCTCAGATATCATAGTGACACCCTCTCCATATTGTTACTACGAATCCAAGCTATTTAAGAGAGTGAGGGAGAGGGTTGTGTGGATTCCTCCCGGAGTCGACGTAAAAAGGTATTCACCAGGCAAATCTTATAAATTACACAAGATGTACAATCTCCCAAAATCCGCGAAGATCGTAATGTTCATTGGTACAATGAATAGGGGGCATGCTCATAAGGGAGTATCCCACCTTCTTGTTGCTTTCAAATCCGTGGCAAGACAGGTGGAGGACTCATATTTAGTGCTAGTGGGAAGAGGGGATATGATACCCAAGTACAGAGAAATTTGTGCCTCTCTGGGAATTTTAGACAGAGTTATATTTACTGGGTACGTCAGAGAGGATGTGTTACCTGAGTTTTATAGGAGTTCTGACCTGGTAGTCCTTCCATCAACAACTATTCAGGAAGGGTTTGGAATGGTGTTGATAGAAGCAGGTGCCAGTGGTAAACCTGTCATTGGAACAAGGATAGGGGGGATAAAGTATGTTATCAAGGATGGAGTAACCGGAATCCTCGTTCCACCTAAAGATCCGGTACAGTTAGCCAAGGCAATAATTACTTTGCTTACTGATAATTATCTAGCAAGAAAAATGGGTAGAAATGGTAGAAAGCTCGTTGAAAGGGAATATAGACTGGATAAAGTTATAGAAAAAACTGATAACGTTTTAAGAACTGTCGGCAATATGTCCAGATATTACAAGGATAGCCTTGTTGGCTGTTCTTTTTAG
- a CDS encoding DUF2808 domain-containing protein, producing MKKALSLVLVLFVLAMSVPTAMATPLLPTKAINFKQSGDESLPNINFITSPQLSNDTTGATDVELTLYFNNSLLDLPGGGQGLIKIGFTGISPFNVTQVDLVSFEINGNDVTDKVVDVVRYQQDPSDPQVQSVFIYVTDISIAPTDKVKIVLGGLKNPDVPGTYTISVGTYVGGNPRSSGTAKVVIKGPKPPLTLPEPFIIGWHVDYSECSGCNPDHHYDILDTELVGYRDDGPVYEISYPKEYTIGCDEDTFYYNIYAWNLSYQNLTFKGVKVFVNNEIELWLPAEYFRTYKECHLISDGIVSSGVITEDFTEKVPEGEKDYLKGWKLEGFQHAEPADFVLYFNREYGWALTTNPTSYDIVNNSYIMTDPMSLIDGTSADVKSFTGYVYVSFDYALALDENVTVYFQYRVYDNDWSDWITVRKFTSVDEAEYATYVTSTPIFVRNVTKIQFRFYVNYTKVDKFTKPGFALFTFKVTNDRVTDCDIVYAVNPKDNKNTTLFVYNLSITPNVTLSEGEKATIEVEAIYELTDEELLEKYDPIQVASQDFNVSREECVDFTLCGLLSNARYIVIGGGSWTHGSPQPYFGWEFDENQKPVIRSGHGSLAADNLGVLFFLSQAGADPNKVIFDDNPQYVNLTTGEIRGLEKGDIVILVGSSGVNLPLGYYEYVTKEAPVVRIPPQNGMWDAFVLPNGTVVEWEGPDEQWYDVWEDVFVIQWFTTEDGVIVFSVEGAGVDGTVAASWLVAWLVASGYGNEVLPSSGYIVGRWYEDIAEGYPRNIIFAPAWIRGSPDDVNGFSTGDDYIKIEYMSHPGLFGLEPGDIIQTYPIPSCFCEQPYYPLP from the coding sequence ATGAAGAAAGCCCTTAGCTTGGTCTTAGTTTTGTTTGTATTAGCAATGTCAGTGCCTACAGCAATGGCTACCCCACTACTACCAACAAAGGCAATAAACTTCAAGCAGTCTGGAGACGAGTCACTGCCTAACATCAACTTCATAACCTCACCTCAATTATCAAATGACACTACGGGTGCTACCGACGTTGAGTTAACCCTTTACTTCAACAATTCTCTGCTGGATCTCCCAGGAGGAGGCCAGGGACTCATTAAGATAGGTTTCACTGGAATATCCCCATTTAATGTCACCCAAGTGGACTTGGTTTCATTCGAGATCAATGGAAATGACGTGACAGACAAGGTAGTTGATGTTGTACGTTATCAGCAGGATCCCTCTGATCCTCAGGTTCAATCAGTGTTCATCTATGTTACCGACATATCAATAGCCCCCACTGACAAGGTTAAGATAGTGCTTGGAGGTCTCAAGAACCCAGATGTTCCCGGAACTTATACAATCAGCGTTGGTACCTATGTTGGTGGAAACCCAAGGTCATCGGGTACCGCAAAAGTTGTCATTAAGGGACCAAAGCCACCACTCACGTTGCCAGAGCCATTCATCATTGGTTGGCATGTGGATTATTCAGAGTGCAGTGGCTGCAATCCCGATCACCACTATGACATACTTGATACTGAACTGGTAGGCTACAGAGACGATGGGCCTGTCTATGAGATAAGCTATCCAAAAGAATACACGATCGGCTGTGATGAGGATACCTTCTACTACAACATCTATGCTTGGAACCTCAGCTACCAGAATTTGACCTTCAAGGGAGTTAAGGTGTTTGTTAACAATGAAATAGAACTATGGTTGCCAGCAGAGTACTTCAGGACATACAAGGAGTGCCACCTCATAAGCGATGGCATAGTTAGCAGTGGAGTTATCACCGAGGACTTTACTGAGAAGGTTCCAGAAGGAGAAAAAGACTACCTTAAAGGGTGGAAGCTTGAGGGATTCCAGCATGCGGAGCCTGCGGACTTTGTACTGTACTTCAACAGGGAATATGGATGGGCTCTAACAACGAACCCAACCAGCTACGATATAGTTAATAACAGCTACATAATGACCGACCCAATGTCCCTAATCGACGGCACTAGTGCAGATGTCAAGAGCTTTACTGGATATGTGTATGTTTCGTTTGACTACGCACTGGCCCTTGACGAGAACGTAACTGTGTACTTCCAGTACAGAGTCTACGATAATGATTGGAGCGACTGGATAACTGTAAGAAAGTTCACAAGCGTTGATGAAGCGGAGTATGCAACCTATGTTACCTCTACTCCAATATTCGTGAGGAACGTAACTAAGATACAGTTCAGGTTCTATGTCAACTACACTAAAGTTGACAAGTTCACAAAGCCAGGATTTGCCCTGTTCACGTTCAAAGTGACAAATGACAGAGTAACCGACTGTGACATAGTGTACGCCGTTAATCCAAAAGATAATAAGAACACAACGCTCTTCGTATACAACCTGAGCATCACGCCAAATGTAACCCTTTCAGAAGGTGAGAAAGCGACAATAGAGGTTGAAGCCATCTACGAGCTTACTGATGAGGAGTTACTCGAGAAGTACGACCCAATCCAAGTTGCCAGCCAGGACTTCAACGTCTCTAGAGAGGAGTGTGTTGACTTCACCCTCTGTGGCCTTCTCAGCAACGCTAGGTACATCGTCATAGGTGGCGGAAGCTGGACGCACGGGTCACCACAGCCCTACTTCGGTTGGGAGTTCGATGAGAACCAGAAGCCAGTAATAAGGAGCGGTCACGGCTCCCTTGCAGCGGATAACCTTGGTGTGCTGTTCTTCCTCAGCCAGGCAGGAGCAGATCCAAACAAGGTGATATTCGACGACAATCCACAATACGTGAACCTAACGACGGGTGAGATAAGAGGACTCGAGAAGGGAGACATAGTCATACTCGTTGGCTCAAGCGGTGTGAACTTACCACTTGGATACTATGAGTACGTGACCAAGGAGGCACCAGTCGTCAGGATACCACCACAGAACGGAATGTGGGACGCCTTTGTACTACCAAACGGAACAGTTGTTGAGTGGGAAGGACCAGACGAGCAGTGGTACGATGTTTGGGAGGATGTCTTCGTCATCCAGTGGTTCACAACAGAGGATGGAGTAATAGTCTTCTCGGTCGAGGGAGCTGGCGTCGACGGTACCGTTGCAGCTTCATGGCTCGTCGCATGGCTAGTTGCAAGTGGCTATGGAAATGAAGTGCTTCCATCAAGCGGATACATAGTCGGCAGGTGGTACGAGGATATTGCGGAAGGATATCCTCGCAACATCATCTTCGCGCCGGCCTGGATCAGGGGCTCACCTGACGACGTCAACGGCTTCAGCACTGGCGACGACTACATCAAGATTGAGTACATGAGCCACCCAGGACTCTTTGGTCTTGAGCCAGGAGATATAATACAGACTTACCCAATACCAAGTTGCTTCTGTGAACAGCCATACTATCCACTCCCGTGA